From Acidobacteriota bacterium, one genomic window encodes:
- the hisC gene encoding histidinol-phosphate transaminase — protein sequence MTFDLQSLVRKNVRSLKPYSSARSEFEGSAEVFLDANENAFGSPAGFGLNRYPDPLQRELKDRIAAMKGVSPSQIFVGNGSDEAIDLLFRIFCEPGRDEVITCPPTYGMYRVSADINDVGVREIRLTYDFQLDVPAILAAISASTKLIFICSPNNPTGNLMSRGSVLEIAREFDGIVVVDEAYIDFADEPSMIAELSEQPNLVVLQTFSKAWGMAGVRVGLAFASSEIIDLINRVKPPYNVSGVAQQAVIDALDGEATVNAWIDAAKAERLRLENSLIGLDIVQRVYPSDANFLLVKVDDANAIYQYLIEEKIVVRNRNNVELCEGCLRITVGTPEENERLLAASVRFGISDS from the coding sequence ATGACGTTTGATCTGCAGAGCCTGGTGCGTAAAAACGTCAGGAGTCTAAAACCGTATTCGTCGGCACGATCCGAATTCGAGGGCTCGGCCGAGGTGTTTCTCGACGCTAACGAGAATGCGTTCGGTTCGCCTGCTGGCTTTGGGCTCAACCGCTATCCTGACCCTCTTCAGCGTGAACTGAAAGATCGGATCGCGGCGATGAAAGGCGTTTCGCCGTCGCAGATATTTGTCGGGAACGGCAGCGACGAAGCGATCGACCTGCTGTTTCGCATCTTCTGCGAGCCCGGACGCGACGAAGTGATCACGTGCCCGCCGACGTACGGAATGTATCGTGTCTCGGCGGATATAAATGATGTAGGGGTCCGCGAGATACGCCTGACGTATGATTTTCAGCTCGACGTTCCGGCGATCCTCGCAGCCATTTCAGCTTCAACAAAACTTATCTTTATCTGCTCGCCAAACAATCCGACGGGCAATCTGATGAGCCGCGGATCGGTGCTGGAGATCGCACGGGAGTTTGACGGGATCGTTGTTGTTGACGAGGCGTATATTGATTTTGCGGACGAACCGTCAATGATCGCTGAACTTTCCGAACAGCCGAATCTCGTCGTTCTACAGACATTCTCAAAAGCCTGGGGAATGGCTGGCGTTCGCGTTGGACTAGCCTTTGCGAGCAGCGAGATAATCGACCTGATTAACCGCGTAAAGCCGCCATACAACGTCAGCGGCGTTGCCCAGCAGGCCGTGATCGACGCTCTGGACGGCGAAGCGACGGTAAACGCGTGGATCGATGCTGCTAAAGCCGAGCGGTTGCGGTTAGAAAATTCGTTGATCGGCCTCGACATCGTGCAGCGAGTCTATCCATCTGACGCAAATTTTCTGCTGGTTAAGGTTGATGATGCCAACGCCATTTATCAATACTTGATCGAGGAGAAGATCGTCGTTCGCAATCGAAACAACGTCGAGCTTTGCGAAGGCTGTTTGCGGATCACGGTTGGAACGCCGGAAGAAAATGAACGGCTGTTGGCCGCCTCTGTTCGATTCGGAATAAGTGATAGCTAA
- a CDS encoding VWA domain-containing protein, producing MADPILRLGKVMEEAPIPKNTLTGLAARLSRLPSDKRRAALEIAASLAGVSLRVSREFVEAVPKAAKILSADDLRHWGELGRRLAMGNADTGAKFFTDGVGALKPVPDEARSAVFQICTRQLVLSSSISLETFKLVPKIASDIGDDQLFADVLNLAAEIAQRSAKHSSEFLENTPAVAKVLTEFGDEKRAVADGVLALAAQFANRTGGMTADLWSNLPASLERLNAENAKLLMIRAGEFLEFGGSVTLHFVSSGSEVLAASESAFEDWCKLARSIARHGNAVLISFLRATPKFFASFTKKKKASPADIRRVLQLTTKIAETDAESALAAFKSSSGALRKVSIEQFEEWVDKGLSERSNESSKSRRSYFALETRASNERLQETRLGLPLEKIQSILRMYVEALTGKEIEIAPLTAMPQESRIGDGKTIYLPASVAEFDNDDLDFKLYKVLAAHGAGQIEFGTFERDTDELKQAYAELTELYSISEDDRDAFALGGYLEDVRKAEKALSEKEIKAEAKKRRKKLPKDSDYKTVLTAFPEPRLAKKIFGTMENARIDNRLRQTYRGLVPDLDLMQSFLRSNRPYIFDLPMYQVPFELLFQITLCGGATDDAKQFYGQVVSEIEAIVEKYVSGQRVRTGSDSDWAPAPAQKADSNPSKNPVATAPGSDSVADSLMATSRIYTLFQNISPEQNQETEAENEEDKSEFAYDDKDTSEGVVDDKAKKEREKQAQDIRDLFNAWNSLDDEGEPDELQGAEAWSQNEMPEQALEDDDVAFAYDEWDRDLNDYRVGWSRVIEKKVKQGDRTFVELTRSRYRGVISSIRHQFQLMKPENLTRINREIDGEDYDLNALVDYVVDKRADGQPSENIYTKKLRRQRDVAVSILLDQSSSTARTITRNPLQPYTHPGRRIIEIEKEGLVLMSEALEAVGDVYSIYGFTSEGRRNVKFYVVKDFAEKYSADIEKRIGGITFQNNTRLGAAIRHASAKLLKQEARTKLLIILTDGRPYDHDYGDARYAREDVREALTEAKTMAVTPFCITIDRESEAELKDLYGNVGYTIIDDVLSLPERMPNIYRRLTS from the coding sequence ATGGCGGATCCAATTCTTAGACTTGGAAAAGTAATGGAAGAGGCTCCGATACCAAAAAACACCCTAACCGGGCTCGCCGCCCGGCTAAGCAGGCTGCCGAGCGACAAACGACGGGCCGCACTGGAAATAGCGGCTTCGCTGGCCGGCGTCTCTCTTCGAGTCAGCCGCGAGTTTGTTGAGGCAGTACCGAAGGCGGCGAAGATCCTGTCCGCCGATGATCTGCGGCATTGGGGCGAGCTCGGGCGGCGGCTGGCGATGGGGAATGCTGATACAGGTGCCAAATTCTTTACGGATGGCGTCGGTGCTCTTAAACCCGTGCCGGACGAGGCTCGTTCGGCGGTCTTTCAGATCTGTACGCGGCAGTTGGTTTTGTCGAGTTCGATCTCGCTAGAAACATTCAAACTTGTTCCAAAGATCGCAAGTGACATCGGGGACGACCAGCTTTTCGCAGACGTGCTGAATCTCGCGGCCGAGATCGCGCAGCGGTCGGCGAAGCACAGCTCTGAATTTCTCGAAAACACTCCGGCGGTCGCGAAAGTCCTCACTGAATTTGGCGATGAAAAGCGTGCGGTCGCCGACGGTGTGCTCGCACTCGCCGCCCAATTTGCCAACCGAACCGGCGGCATGACCGCTGATCTATGGTCGAATCTGCCCGCGTCGCTCGAACGGCTAAATGCTGAAAACGCCAAACTTCTGATGATCCGTGCCGGTGAATTCCTTGAATTCGGCGGCAGTGTCACGCTGCATTTTGTCTCATCGGGCAGCGAAGTTTTGGCGGCTTCGGAATCGGCGTTTGAGGATTGGTGTAAGCTTGCCCGCTCGATCGCTCGTCACGGAAATGCGGTCCTGATCTCATTCCTGAGGGCCACACCAAAATTTTTCGCATCCTTCACCAAAAAGAAGAAAGCTTCCCCGGCAGACATTCGACGCGTGCTCCAACTAACTACGAAGATTGCCGAAACCGATGCGGAAAGTGCACTCGCGGCGTTCAAATCGAGCTCGGGAGCGTTGAGAAAGGTATCGATCGAACAGTTCGAGGAATGGGTCGATAAAGGGTTATCTGAACGCAGTAACGAATCTTCAAAATCACGCCGCAGCTATTTTGCTCTCGAAACGCGTGCTTCGAATGAACGTCTTCAGGAAACTCGACTGGGACTTCCACTTGAAAAAATTCAGTCTATTTTGCGGATGTACGTAGAGGCTCTAACGGGCAAAGAGATAGAGATCGCGCCGCTCACGGCGATGCCGCAGGAATCGCGGATCGGCGACGGCAAGACGATATATCTGCCCGCGTCCGTTGCCGAATTTGACAACGACGACCTCGATTTCAAGCTCTACAAAGTCCTCGCCGCCCATGGTGCCGGCCAGATCGAATTCGGCACTTTCGAGCGCGACACCGACGAGCTAAAGCAAGCATACGCTGAACTTACGGAGCTTTATTCCATCTCAGAGGATGACAGGGATGCGTTCGCTCTTGGCGGTTATCTTGAGGACGTTCGCAAAGCAGAAAAGGCTCTATCGGAAAAAGAGATAAAGGCCGAGGCGAAAAAACGGCGGAAGAAATTGCCGAAAGATTCCGACTACAAGACAGTCCTGACTGCGTTCCCCGAACCCCGTCTCGCTAAAAAGATCTTCGGCACGATGGAGAATGCCCGCATCGACAATCGCCTGCGCCAAACCTACCGCGGCCTTGTTCCGGACCTCGATCTGATGCAATCGTTTTTGCGGTCAAATCGCCCGTACATCTTCGACCTGCCGATGTACCAGGTGCCGTTCGAATTGCTATTCCAGATCACGCTCTGCGGCGGTGCGACGGATGACGCAAAGCAATTCTATGGCCAGGTCGTTAGCGAGATCGAAGCTATCGTTGAGAAATACGTGTCGGGCCAACGGGTCAGAACCGGGAGCGATAGCGACTGGGCTCCCGCACCTGCTCAAAAGGCCGACTCCAATCCATCGAAGAACCCGGTCGCTACCGCTCCCGGTTCTGACAGTGTTGCCGATTCCCTGATGGCAACGAGCCGCATCTACACACTCTTTCAAAACATCTCGCCCGAGCAGAATCAGGAAACTGAGGCTGAGAATGAGGAAGACAAGAGCGAGTTTGCCTACGACGACAAAGACACGTCCGAAGGCGTCGTTGATGACAAGGCCAAAAAGGAGCGTGAAAAGCAGGCGCAGGACATTCGTGACCTGTTCAACGCCTGGAACAGCCTCGACGACGAAGGCGAACCTGACGAGCTGCAGGGTGCCGAGGCCTGGTCGCAGAACGAGATGCCGGAACAGGCTCTCGAGGATGACGATGTCGCCTTTGCGTACGACGAATGGGACCGCGATCTGAACGATTACCGCGTGGGCTGGAGCCGCGTGATCGAGAAAAAGGTGAAGCAGGGCGATCGGACCTTTGTCGAGCTGACGCGTTCGCGATATCGCGGCGTGATCTCATCGATCAGGCATCAATTCCAGCTCATGAAGCCCGAAAATCTCACGCGGATCAACCGCGAGATCGACGGCGAAGACTACGACCTCAACGCCCTCGTTGATTACGTCGTCGACAAACGTGCCGACGGCCAGCCGTCCGAAAATATCTATACCAAAAAGCTCCGCCGCCAACGCGACGTGGCCGTTTCGATCCTCCTCGATCAGTCCAGCTCGACCGCTCGCACGATCACGCGAAACCCTCTGCAGCCGTACACCCATCCCGGCCGCCGCATCATCGAGATCGAAAAAGAAGGCCTTGTACTAATGAGCGAAGCCCTCGAAGCCGTCGGCGATGTCTATTCCATCTACGGCTTCACGAGCGAAGGCCGCCGGAATGTTAAGTTCTATGTCGTCAAGGATTTTGCCGAGAAGTATTCGGCCGATATCGAGAAACGCATCGGCGGCATCACGTTCCAAAACAACACACGCCTCGGCGCCGCGATCCGTCATGCCTCGGCAAAATTGTTAAAACAGGAAGCCCGCACCAAGCTCCTCATAATCCTGACCGACGGCCGCCCATACGATCACGACTACGGCGACGCCCGCTACGCCCGCGAAGACGTCCGCGAAGCCCTAACCGAAGCCAAAACGATGGCAGTAACCCCATTCTGCATCACCATCGACCGCGAATCCGAAGCGGAGCTGAAGGATCTGTACGGCAACGTCGGGTACACTATCATCGATGACGTTTTGTCACTGCCAGAGAGAATGCCGAATATCTATAGGAGGTTGACTAGTTAA
- a CDS encoding ATP phosphoribosyltransferase translates to MKLKIALQRSGRLSDGSTGLLKKCGIGFSNGLGKLRAEAADFPLEIFFLRDDDIPDYVADGVADIGIVGENVIAENPKAVDTIEKLGFGRCRLSLAVPKGFEYSELSQLAGKKIATSYPNILRDYFTSRGVSADIHEISGSVEIAPSIGLADAVCDLVSSGSTLFSNGLKEVETVMLSEAVLITRRDLGPEQQAILDRLLFRIRSVKAAAQNKYILLNAPVERVDEIKRLLPGMRSPSMVPLADEGWVSLHSVVSETDFWEVVDQLKNAGAEGILVLSIDQMIR, encoded by the coding sequence ATGAAATTAAAGATAGCTTTACAAAGATCAGGAAGGTTGTCGGACGGTTCGACCGGGCTGCTGAAAAAATGCGGCATTGGCTTTTCGAATGGGCTCGGCAAGCTGCGGGCCGAGGCGGCGGATTTTCCGCTCGAGATATTTTTCTTGCGGGATGACGACATTCCGGACTATGTGGCTGATGGTGTTGCTGATATAGGGATCGTCGGCGAGAACGTGATCGCCGAGAATCCAAAGGCCGTCGACACGATCGAAAAGCTCGGCTTCGGACGCTGCCGTTTGTCGCTCGCGGTGCCGAAAGGGTTTGAGTATTCGGAATTGTCTCAGCTCGCGGGCAAAAAGATCGCGACGAGCTATCCGAATATTCTGAGAGATTATTTCACATCGCGAGGTGTGTCAGCAGACATCCACGAGATCAGCGGCTCGGTTGAGATCGCTCCGTCGATCGGGCTGGCCGATGCGGTTTGCGATCTGGTGAGCTCGGGCAGCACTTTGTTTTCGAACGGTTTGAAAGAGGTTGAGACTGTGATGTTGTCGGAGGCAGTTTTGATAACGCGGCGTGATCTCGGGCCAGAACAACAGGCGATCCTCGACAGGCTTCTATTCCGCATCCGCAGCGTAAAAGCTGCAGCTCAAAACAAATACATTTTGCTCAACGCTCCCGTCGAAAGGGTCGACGAGATCAAACGCCTCCTGCCCGGAATGCGAAGCCCTTCAATGGTGCCGCTCGCTGATGAAGGCTGGGTTTCACTGCATTCGGTCGTGAGCGAAACAGATTTTTGGGAAGTCGTGGACCAGCTAAAAAATGCGGGAGCTGAGGGAATCCTCGTTCTCTCGATCGATCAGATGATCAGGTAA
- the hisD gene encoding histidinol dehydrogenase, whose translation MQIIKKPSKETWAAMLKRPTIDTVFLERTVANILKDVREHGDSALRHCARHFDKVEMEEFLVTEDEFLEADALVPQELKDAIAVAKANIEKFHAVDHSARNVIETTPGVFCWRKNVAIEKVGLYVPAGSAPLFSTVLMLVIPAKLAGCREIVVTSPPNKEGKIDPTTLYAARLCGATKVFKIGGAQAIGALAYGTETVPSVYKIFGPGNQFVTEAKLQVLRSGVAIDMPAGPSEVAVLADEGSVPAFVATDLLSQAEHGPDSQVILVSTSETVINETLAEVDRQIETLSRKQTAAAAIQNSKAILVETLEDGIELLNEYGPEHLIIATQNADEIAETIINAGSVFIGNYSCESAGDYASGTNHTLPTGGAARAYSGVSVASFTKSITFQRLTAEGIQNLGPTIETMAAAEGLDAHKNAVAIRREWSGGRDDV comes from the coding sequence ATGCAAATAATAAAGAAGCCATCAAAAGAAACCTGGGCCGCGATGCTCAAGCGCCCGACGATCGACACCGTCTTTCTCGAACGCACGGTCGCGAACATCCTCAAAGACGTCCGCGAACATGGAGATTCGGCTCTGCGCCATTGTGCCAGGCATTTCGACAAGGTCGAGATGGAAGAGTTTTTGGTGACCGAAGACGAATTTCTAGAAGCAGATGCCCTCGTTCCTCAGGAACTAAAGGACGCGATCGCGGTTGCGAAAGCTAATATCGAGAAGTTTCACGCCGTCGACCACAGCGCTCGAAACGTCATCGAGACAACGCCGGGCGTGTTTTGCTGGAGAAAGAACGTTGCGATCGAAAAAGTCGGACTTTACGTTCCGGCAGGAAGTGCTCCACTGTTTTCGACGGTGCTGATGCTTGTCATCCCGGCGAAACTTGCGGGCTGCCGAGAGATCGTCGTTACATCGCCGCCGAATAAGGAAGGAAAGATCGATCCGACGACGCTGTATGCAGCGCGGCTTTGCGGGGCGACCAAGGTTTTCAAGATCGGCGGTGCTCAGGCGATCGGGGCTTTGGCGTATGGGACGGAGACTGTTCCGTCGGTTTACAAGATCTTTGGGCCGGGGAATCAATTTGTTACTGAGGCAAAGCTGCAGGTTCTGCGTTCAGGTGTCGCGATCGACATGCCGGCCGGGCCGTCAGAAGTTGCCGTTTTGGCGGACGAAGGCAGCGTACCGGCGTTTGTCGCGACAGATCTGCTTTCGCAGGCTGAACACGGGCCGGACAGTCAGGTTATTCTGGTCTCGACTTCGGAAACCGTGATCAACGAAACGCTCGCCGAGGTCGATCGTCAGATCGAGACGCTTTCACGAAAGCAGACCGCAGCGGCAGCGATCCAGAATTCGAAAGCGATATTGGTCGAGACACTGGAAGACGGCATCGAACTACTCAACGAATACGGTCCAGAACATCTCATTATCGCCACACAAAACGCCGACGAGATCGCGGAAACGATCATCAACGCGGGCTCCGTTTTCATCGGAAACTACTCGTGCGAGAGTGCAGGAGATTATGCGTCGGGGACGAATCACACGCTGCCGACCGGCGGTGCGGCCCGGGCGTACAGCGGCGTGTCGGTCGCGAGCTTTACAAAAAGCATCACGTTTCAACGTCTGACTGCCGAAGGCATTCAAAATCTCGGCCCGACGATCGAAACGATGGCCGCCGCCGAAGGGCTCGACGCGCACAAAAATGCCGTCGCGATCAGACGCGAATGGAGCGGAGGTCGGGATGACGTTTGA
- a CDS encoding HAD family hydrolase, giving the protein MDKAETVFLFDVDNTLLDNDRVTADLRRFLDREVGAERSGVYWRIFEELRSECGYADYLGALQRYRLGHPYDSHLLAVSTYLINYPFANRLFPNSLDVIEKCSQIGQVVILTDGDVVFQPRKIERSGLFEAVGGNILIYIHKEHELEDVERRYPAKKYVLVDDKIRILSAIKDIWGNRVTTVFPRQGHYALDTEHVAKYPDADITVERIGDILDIDSF; this is encoded by the coding sequence ATGGATAAGGCTGAGACAGTTTTCCTCTTCGACGTCGATAACACGCTGCTTGATAATGATCGCGTGACGGCGGATCTGCGGCGGTTTTTGGATCGGGAGGTTGGGGCTGAGCGGAGCGGTGTTTACTGGCGGATATTTGAGGAGCTGCGTAGCGAATGCGGTTATGCGGATTATCTTGGGGCGTTGCAGCGGTATCGGCTCGGGCATCCGTATGACTCGCATTTGCTGGCGGTTTCGACTTATCTGATCAATTATCCGTTCGCCAATCGCCTGTTCCCGAATTCGCTCGACGTTATCGAAAAATGCAGCCAGATCGGGCAGGTTGTGATTCTCACCGACGGCGACGTGGTCTTTCAACCGCGTAAGATCGAGCGTTCAGGCCTGTTCGAAGCGGTCGGCGGCAATATCCTGATCTACATACACAAGGAACACGAACTCGAAGACGTCGAGCGCCGCTACCCCGCGAAAAAATACGTTCTCGTCGACGACAAGATCCGCATCCTCTCCGCGATCAAAGACATCTGGGGCAACCGCGTGACGACCGTCTTCCCACGCCAGGGCCACTACGCTCTTGACACTGAACACGTCGCGAAATACCCCGACGCTGACATCACCGTCGAGCGGATCGGCGACATCTTGGATATAGATTCCTTCTGA
- the hisB gene encoding bifunctional histidinol-phosphatase/imidazoleglycerol-phosphate dehydratase HisB has product MQKVLFIDRDGTLIREPDDFQVDLLEKLRFLPGVITNLAKIARETDFVLVMVTNQDGLGTESFPETAFHPAQNFVIQALADEGIEFADIFVDRTFSHENAPTRKPGTALLTKYLTGEYDLANSYVIGDRPTDVQLAKNLGSKAIYIRNPSFPLEGDESAVTVDDWSDIYDLLRAPERRVTHTRNTKETEITVELNLDGAGSSSISTGISFFDHMLEQLARHGGLDLSIKADGDLHIDEHHTIEDVAITLGEAFSLALADKRGMERYGYCLPMDDCLAQVAIDFGGRNWIVWDAEFKREMIGEMPTEMFFHFFKSFSDKALCNLNISATGTIEHHKIEAIFKAFAKAIKMAVRREGSQLPTTKGVL; this is encoded by the coding sequence ATGCAAAAAGTACTTTTCATTGACCGCGACGGGACATTGATACGGGAACCCGATGATTTTCAGGTCGATCTGCTTGAGAAACTGCGGTTTTTGCCGGGTGTGATAACCAATCTTGCGAAAATCGCTCGCGAGACCGATTTCGTGCTCGTTATGGTGACGAATCAGGATGGCCTTGGAACGGAGAGTTTTCCCGAGACCGCATTTCATCCGGCGCAGAATTTTGTCATTCAGGCTCTAGCGGACGAGGGAATTGAGTTTGCGGACATTTTTGTCGACCGTACCTTTTCGCACGAAAATGCACCAACCCGAAAGCCGGGAACGGCGCTGCTGACGAAATATTTGACCGGCGAATACGATCTCGCGAATTCATACGTCATCGGTGACCGGCCGACGGATGTTCAGCTTGCGAAGAATCTCGGGTCGAAGGCGATCTATATTCGCAATCCGTCTTTTCCGCTCGAGGGCGATGAATCGGCGGTTACGGTCGATGATTGGAGTGACATTTACGATCTGCTCCGTGCTCCGGAACGACGCGTTACGCATACTCGCAACACGAAAGAGACCGAGATCACGGTCGAATTGAACCTCGACGGAGCCGGCAGTTCATCAATCTCGACCGGGATCTCGTTCTTTGACCATATGCTCGAACAGCTTGCTCGCCATGGCGGGCTCGACCTTTCGATCAAGGCCGACGGCGATCTGCATATCGACGAACACCACACGATAGAGGACGTCGCGATAACTCTCGGCGAGGCGTTTTCGCTTGCATTGGCTGATAAACGCGGAATGGAGCGTTACGGATATTGTCTTCCAATGGACGATTGCCTGGCGCAGGTCGCGATCGATTTTGGCGGGCGGAATTGGATCGTTTGGGATGCGGAATTCAAACGCGAAATGATCGGCGAGATGCCGACGGAGATGTTCTTTCATTTCTTTAAGTCGTTCTCGGACAAGGCTTTGTGCAACCTGAATATCAGCGCGACAGGTACTATCGAACACCACAAGATCGAGGCGATCTTTAAAGCATTTGCTAAGGCAATCAAGATGGCGGTCCGCCGAGAGGGAAGCCAGTTGCCGACCACTAAAGGAGTTTTGTGA
- a CDS encoding ABC-F family ATP-binding cassette domain-containing protein — protein sequence MNIVSLENVSKNYGFKPLFENVTLGLEDRDKIGIIGANGSGKSTLLRIIAGVEVPDTGRVVTAKGQTLAFLSQNPPYDENLTVLETIFASSSGVMQTIRDYEAICHDVAAGAHDDATMERMSDLQHELEMNGGWDIEANARAVLTKLDITDTSAKMGTLSGGQRKRVALAHELIFKPDILILDEPTNHLDADTIEWLENYLARYTGALLLVTHDRYFLDRVTDRIFEVDRGTVQSFAGNYAYYLEKKAEQDTLREVEGHKREQLIKKELAWLRRGAKARTRKSKHRIEAAHTLMAVPKEQAKGEVDIAIGSKRLGSKVVEINDISKSYGENRLIDHFTYLLKRDDRIGIIGANGSGKTTLLDMLTRRIEPDSGEIEIGQTVHIGYYDQESRELNDDQRVIDYIRDVAEYVTTNEGIQITAGKMLERFLFAPAAQYAVIGNLSGGERRRLYLLRILMGSPNVLLLDEPTNDLDIPTLIALEQYLDEFAGALIVVSHDRYFLDRTVENIFRFEPGGHVREYAGDYSAYLEAVERQEAERKAEASTPVNAASSSDAATARVRTGSDSDWVPTTAEKEKPKKLTFNEKREFETLEKRIAETESRLPEIEREMVTAASDAGRVHELFTEQQQLTEQLEADMERWAGLADRIEG from the coding sequence ATGAATATCGTCTCGCTCGAAAATGTCTCTAAAAACTACGGATTTAAGCCGCTTTTTGAGAATGTAACGCTTGGTCTTGAGGACCGTGACAAGATCGGCATCATCGGGGCGAACGGCTCGGGGAAGAGTACGCTTTTGCGGATAATTGCGGGTGTCGAGGTGCCGGACACGGGCCGCGTGGTCACCGCAAAGGGCCAGACGCTGGCGTTTCTCTCGCAAAATCCACCGTACGACGAAAACCTGACCGTGCTTGAGACCATTTTCGCGTCGAGCAGCGGTGTGATGCAAACGATCCGCGATTATGAGGCTATTTGTCACGACGTGGCGGCCGGTGCTCATGACGACGCAACGATGGAGCGGATGTCCGATCTCCAACACGAACTCGAGATGAACGGCGGTTGGGATATCGAGGCTAACGCCCGGGCCGTCCTCACCAAGCTCGACATTACCGACACCTCCGCCAAGATGGGCACGCTCTCGGGCGGCCAGCGAAAACGCGTCGCTCTCGCCCACGAGCTGATCTTCAAACCCGACATTCTGATCCTCGACGAGCCGACCAATCATCTCGACGCCGACACGATCGAGTGGCTTGAGAATTACCTCGCCCGTTATACCGGAGCCCTTTTGCTCGTCACGCACGACCGTTATTTTCTCGATCGCGTGACTGACCGAATCTTTGAGGTAGATCGCGGGACGGTGCAGAGCTTTGCGGGCAATTACGCCTATTATCTTGAGAAAAAAGCAGAGCAGGACACGCTTCGCGAGGTCGAAGGGCACAAACGCGAGCAGTTGATCAAGAAAGAACTCGCCTGGCTCCGCCGCGGTGCGAAGGCGCGCACACGTAAATCCAAGCACCGCATCGAGGCCGCTCACACGCTGATGGCCGTTCCAAAAGAGCAGGCAAAGGGCGAGGTCGATATCGCGATCGGCTCAAAACGTCTGGGATCGAAAGTGGTCGAGATCAACGACATTTCAAAATCGTACGGCGAAAACCGCCTGATCGACCACTTCACATACCTGCTGAAACGCGACGACCGCATCGGCATCATCGGTGCAAATGGTTCCGGCAAAACGACTTTGCTCGATATGCTCACCCGCCGCATCGAGCCGGACAGCGGAGAGATCGAGATCGGCCAGACGGTCCACATCGGCTATTACGACCAGGAAAGCCGCGAGTTGAACGACGACCAACGCGTCATCGACTACATCCGCGACGTCGCCGAATACGTCACCACCAACGAGGGCATCCAGATCACCGCCGGCAAAATGCTTGAGCGTTTTCTATTCGCTCCCGCGGCCCAGTACGCCGTGATCGGCAATCTCTCAGGCGGTGAACGGCGACGCTTGTATTTATTAAGAATTTTGATGGGCTCGCCCAACGTCCTGCTCCTCGACGAGCCGACCAACGACCTCGACATCCCGACGCTCATCGCTCTGGAGCAGTACCTCGACGAATTCGCAGGTGCCCTGATCGTCGTCAGCCACGACCGTTACTTCCTCGATCGCACGGTCGAAAACATCTTCCGCTTCGAACCCGGCGGCCACGTCCGCGAATACGCCGGCGATTACTCAGCCTATCTGGAAGCCGTGGAACGTCAAGAAGCCGAACGCAAGGCCGAGGCGTCTACTCCTGTCAATGCCGCTAGCAGTAGCGACGCGGCAACCGCCCGAGTCAGAACCGGGAGCGATAGCGACTGGGTTCCTACAACAGCTGAAAAGGAAAAGCCAAAAAAACTCACCTTCAACGAAAAACGCGAGTTCGAAACCCTCGAAAAACGCATCGCGGAAACCGAATCACGCCTTCCCGAGATCGAACGCGAAATGGTCACAGCGGCCAGCGACGCGGGCCGTGTCCACGAGCTTTTCACGGAGCAGCAACAGCTAACCGAGCAGCTCGAAGCCGACATGGAACGCTGGGCTGGGCTTGCTGACCGTATCGAAGGCTAA
- the hisH gene encoding imidazole glycerol phosphate synthase subunit HisH: MKVAIVKYNGGNTASVANALIRLGVEPLVTDVADELRAADKVIFPGVGEASTAMKYLRERGLDSVIRSLTTPVLGICLGMQLMCEASEENETECLGIMPYRVRRFESDTLKIPHTGWNRITELNSPLFDGVAEGERVYFVHGYYVETGESTTATSEYGQRFSAAIGRDNFHAIQFHPEKSGFVGTSEDFLRFVTRLF, from the coding sequence GTGAAAGTAGCGATCGTTAAATACAACGGCGGAAATACGGCCTCGGTCGCGAATGCTCTGATCCGTCTTGGTGTCGAGCCTTTGGTTACTGACGTTGCAGACGAATTGCGAGCGGCGGACAAAGTTATCTTTCCAGGCGTTGGCGAGGCTTCGACGGCGATGAAGTATCTGCGTGAACGCGGGCTCGATTCGGTAATCCGTTCGCTGACGACGCCGGTTTTGGGAATTTGCCTCGGGATGCAGTTGATGTGCGAGGCGTCGGAGGAAAACGAGACGGAATGTCTGGGCATAATGCCGTATCGCGTTCGCCGGTTTGAGTCGGACACGCTGAAGATACCGCATACGGGGTGGAACCGGATCACAGAGCTTAATTCACCTTTATTTGACGGCGTTGCGGAAGGCGAGCGTGTCTATTTCGTGCACGGTTATTATGTCGAAACAGGTGAGAGCACAACCGCGACATCTGAATATGGCCAAAGGTTTAGTGCCGCGATCGGCCGCGACAATTTTCACGCGATCCAGTTTCACCCCGAGAAATCGGGCTTCGTGGGAACATCTGAAGATTTCCTTAGATTTGTTACCCGCCTGTTTTAG